The stretch of DNA TCAGTTATTTCCAGGCCGTGCGTCCGCACACGGTGGAAGGCTATCAGCAGCGAGCGCGCGAAGTGGAAGTCGGGAAATCGAAATAGTCCTTCTCTGCAAATGCCCTGCGTTCGGCAGCGCGGGGTTGTATCAGGGACAAGGTTGTGCATTTTAGGTCGCAGGCAATTCAAACGCCATATTCCCAAACTATTCCTTACCCATCGCAAACACAACTTAACGGAATTGAAGAGAGCTTGTATCGCGGCGAGTGTTTGCATTCCGTAAGGGAAATCTATTTGAACGTTATGCCGGAATTTCTTTGAGACGGTTTTAACGGGAGGGTCCATGAGACACATGAAGGCGATGCTGCTGGGCGCAGCGTTAATGGCGGGAACCACGACTCTGGCGGTGGCACAGAGCATGGTCCCGGTGCAATGGGGATGGGGACAGCGCGACAACGATGACCGGCAGGCGTACAAAGAAGGATTCCGCCGCGGACAGGAAGACGCGCGGCACAATCGTCGCTTTGATCCAGACGACAGCCGGTGGCGCGAGCGCGACGACCGGCAGGCATACCGCTCAGGATACGAACGCGGCTTCCGGCAATATAGCGGCTACAACAATGGCGGTTGGGGCCGGGACCGCGATGGCGACGGGGATCGGGATGACCGCGATCGCGGAGTCTATAGCCGCGGCAATGGAGGTTACGGCGGATACGGAGCGAATGCTGCGCAGCAGTATGGCTATCAGGATGGAATTAATGATGGCGCGCGCGACCGTCGCAGCGGGCACAGCAATCGTCCGACGCAGGACGGCAACTACAAACATGCCGACCATGGCTACAGCTCAACCTACGGTGACAGGAATTACTACAAACAAGCCTATCGCCAAGCTTATGAACGCGGATACCAAGAAGGTTACATTAGCGGCGGCGGCTGGCGCCGGTACTAACTCAACGAAATGAAAAGCCATGCGGCGGGTCGCATGGCTTTTTATTTTTTACGAAGCTCCAGAAACTTTCTCCAGAGAGACCGATCCTTTTACCGTGCGCAGACGAAGCCGCGTGCCGCCCTGGTTCACCTTGCCGTGGAAACTTGAATTAAAGCTGCCGGATTGTGACGTCATGGGGAAGTCGGATCGGAAACTGGAGCGGCGTCCACCGTCATAATCCACGTCCATCCCGGCATTGGCGGGGACGCGCAGCACAATGCTGCCTTTTTCATTTTCCAGCGTAACGGACTCGCCCAGGCTGCGCGCGTCAACTGTGGCATCGGCTTTGTAGGATTTGATTTCCAGCGGCCCGCGCAGGTTCACGTTGCGCAGCTTCACGGTTTCCTTGTAAGTATCGATCCGCACCGCGCCGGTGGTGTCGGCAATCTCAATCGGGCTCTTGTAGCTCTTCACGCGAATGTCGCCTTGAATCCCGGACACTTTGATGTCGGGCTTGTAACTTTCAAGTTGCACATTAATCTGCCGGGGAACATGAATCTCCAGCTCGACAGCGGCCGTGTAGTCATGGCCCTGCCAGCAGAAAGTGCAAGTCCACTGCGGATATTTCACTTCCACGCTCACGCGGTTATTGTCGTTTTTGAAATTGACCTGGACGTTTTCCATCCACCATTTGCGATCAGCGTCATTGCCTTCAAAATGCTTGTTCACGTCGACTGCGACCTGGTTCGTGTCAGAGCCGGTAACGTGAATTGTTCCTTTGTAGTTGTCAACGGCCAGCGTGCCGCCGGAAGCAATGCTAAAAGTCTTTTGAAAGTGCGTTGACGGATCAGCACTGGTGCTGGACTGGCTAAGCAAGCTGGGCGTGGCCAAAGCAACAATTCCCACTATCGCAATGAGCCAGCCGATGGTGCGTTGATTCTGAGGGGTCATATTCGCCTCCTGATGGCAAGACTCTGCCTGCTGTTGAATACGTGCGAGAAGCTCACATGGTTCCGTCAGACAAAAAAATAAGCCAAAGGTAATCGATTGAGGCTGTTGCGGAGGGAAAAAAGGACGCCGGAACGGAATCCGGCGTCCGCAGTGCTTTTACATGGATTTGAGAAGTGACAGCCAGCGCGCCCAGCCTTCATCGTGTGCCTTTTTGTTGGCGACGGCCATATCGTGCTTCTGTTTTGCCGCAGGATCATTATTCGCAGCCGCCGCATCATTTGCGGGATCTTCACCGGCGCGCATAAATCCGTGGCCTGCGCCTTCATAGGTTACCGGATCATATTTTTTGCCGGCCTTCTTCATCGCCTCTGTGGTTGCTGGGACCGTGGCGCCAATGCGCGCATCATTGCCGGCATAGAAGCCATAAACCGGCGCCGTGATGGCGGAAACGTTGTCCGGACCGGGGCCGTAGAACACAAAGGCCGCGCTGAGGTCCTTGCGATTGGTGGCGAAACGGAAAGACTGTCCGCCGCCCCAGCAGAATCCCGCGACCGCAATCTTGCCGTTGGCGGCCGGAATCTTCTTGGCGTAGTCGGCCACGGCGTTCAGGTCAGCGGTAATCTGATCAGGGTTCAGCGATGAGATTGCCTTCCCGACTTCCTGGCTGGAAAACTCGCTGCTGCCGCCGCCCTTTGGCCCCATGCCGGAAAGCAGGTCGGGCGCAATCCCGATGTAGCCGTTGGCCGCCAGATCGTCCGCCACGCTACGCGCCCAGTCACTAAGGCCAAAGATTTCATGGATCACAATCACCACCGGCGCTTTCGCCTTGGTCTCCGGGTAAACGACGAAAGCCTGCACGGTGCGGTTATCGTGCTTGATCTGCACCCATTCTCCATGCCGCGAAGATTTTTCCAGTTTTTGTTTGGCCCAGTCCTGGGCAAAGCCCGTGGAAAGGCAGAGCAACAACGCAATTGAGACAGCAAGCGATCTTTTCATGCGGAAAAGTTTACTAGGATTGAGAGGGTGGGACAAATGGAAGGGCGTTAGTGGCGGGGAGTTTTTAGATTTGAACTGTAGCAGGTAAGGAGAGCCATTTCATGTCTTGCGTCATATCTTGCGGCCAGTTTGTTTTTCGAGAAATCACGGGTCAGAAGGCCAAGCGCAGCAGGCAGGCCCAGAGCAGGCGGTCATCGGCCACCGCGAACCAGAGCCGTCCGACCTGTTTGATGATTCGAAATCAATTGTCGAAGAGAAGAAAAAAGGATGGGGCCGATTTCCTGTAGCTCTGCCCTGGAAGCACTCGCTTGTTCCTGCATCATCCGTTTCCCCGCAGTCGTCAGGAGCAAAGTGACCACACGCCGGTCAAGCCCCACACGCTCACGGCGAAGAAAACCGCGCCGCTCACACCGGTCCACTAATCCCACAGTTGTGTTGTGGTTCAATTGCATCCGTTCCGCCAGGGTCTTGATGGTGGGCATCTGGTGTTCCGGCAGGCCTTCAATGGCAAGCAGCAGTTGATATTGCTGCGGGCTATACCCTCTACCCCTTGCCTTTTCCTCCATGTAGCGCAGGTATCGGCGTATCTGATAACGAAACTCCGCCAGGGCCTTGTACTCTGTCCGGCTCAGGGTTTTAACCTGATCATTGCCGCGAATGCGATTTTTATTTTGCATGTGTTGAAAACTTTCTACCATATTTTCCAGAAGTATGTTCAGGGACTGCTTAAGAAACCTAACAATTTTATCCTGTTGGGAATAACCGCCGGGCCGGTCAATCCAAGGGCAGCAACTTAAGACTTTTTAATGTAATTGACTCTGCGTGCTGCTGGTAGTATGCTGCTCCCAATTCAATATCGCATTACGATATTGTTTTTTTTCTTCATATATATCCTATTGCGATATTGTTGAACCATGGCGAAAGCGCGCAACGCAGCAAGCGGGCTTTCCTCAGGGCGGCCCTTGTTCCACCTTTGGTAATTCATTGAACGACTTTTAGGAGCGCAAACCATGAGTTTTATTTATCTACCTGAAAAAGCGTCTAAAGCGCGTCTGCGAGAAGCAGAAAACGCGCGCAAAAACCGCGCAGAAATTGTGCGCGCATATTCTCAAGGCAAGGTTTCACGCCGCGATCTCATCAAATGGGGGCTCATCACAACCGGCGGTCTTCTGGCACCGATCCACGGACTGAATCCATTCGTGCAAAGCGCTTACGCAGACGGCGGTAGCAGCATACCGACCGGCGCACCGCCAAGCCCGCTCTTCGGCGTTCAGGCCTTCACGCAACCCATGCCCCGTTTTGACGTGCTGCCGCGCAATCCACTCACATCTCTCAACCCTGCGCCGCAGGCTGAATCCAACCAGACGCAACAAGCAGTGCCAGATAGTTTGGGCGGCGGCTTCGGCCCGATTGAAGGCCGTCCTCCTGGACCAATCTGGGCCCACCAGCAGTTCACTCAACTTCCGCCTCAAGTAGCTATTTCCGCCACCATGGAGGGAGCCAAGGTCAACACTGTTTACAATCCCGGCGTTGCTTCGACTTTCAATTCCGGCATCGATCCGACCACTCCGTTCAATCCACGCTTCCACCCAAATCTGCCGGACCAGGGACCGCTGTCTTTCTGGACTTACAACGGAACTTTTCCTCCCAAGCTTATGCAGGTGCGGTACGGCGGCGATGCGGTGCTCTTCCGCTTGAGCAACAAACTTCCGCCGGACTTCACCCAGAATGGAGGTTTCGGCCGTATCAGCATTTCCACCCATGAGCATAACGGCCACCATGGAGCGGAGAATGACGGCTTTACCGGCGCTTATTTCTTTCCCAACCAGTTTTACGACTACCACTATCCAATCGTTCTGGCGGGCCGCAACAGCGTAAATACCGATGCCACTGATCCTCGCGCCGGCGGTCCTTCTGACAGCGGTGGTATCAATAAGATCCCGGGCGACTGGCACGAGACCATGAGCACGCACTGGTTCCATGACCACATGTTCAGCTTCACTTCGCAGAACGTGTACAAGGGCATGGCCGGAATGTTCAACATCTACAGCGCGCTTGACCGTGGCAATGAGGAACTGAATGACGGCGTAAACCTGCGTTTGCCCAGCGGAACCGCCAAGTCCTGGGGCAATCAGGAGTATGACATCAACCTCATGCTGGCTGATAAGGCATGGGACCAGGACGGACAGCTCTTCTTCGATATTTTCGACTTTGACGGGTTCCTGGGCGATGCCATGACGGTGAACCTGGTTTATAAGCCGTTCTTCGAAGTAGAACGGCGCAAGTACCGCTTCCGCATCCTCAACGGCGCTGTTTCCCGCTTCTTCAAAGTGGCGTTGAGCGATGGCTCGCCGATGATCTTCATTGCCAATGATGGGAACCTGATGCCGAGTCCTGTAGTCCTCTCTCAGCTCGATGAGCAGGGGATTGCCGAGCGTTATGACATCGTCATCGACTTCTCTCGTTACAACATCGGCGACAAGGTCTGGATGGTGAACCTGTGCGAGCATCAAAACGGAAAGAAACCCGCAGATGACCTCACGATTGCTCAGGCCCTGTCGGGTCAATCGGCTGATCCTTGTGTCGGCAAATTCCTGGAATTCCGCATTGTGCGGAATCCTGCTACGCCTGACGTGAGCCAGGTTCCGGCCACAATGATTCCGAACCCCGATCTCTCGAACATCCCGGTCACAAGGGAACGTGTTTTCGAGTTCGGCAGCGGTGGAAACCAGACAACCAACGACCCTGTGTCCACGTTCTTTGGCCCCTGGGGCATCAAGACTGATAACCAGGGAGCCACGCTGAACGCGGACTATGGACGCATCTCCGCTGCGCCCAAGTTCGGCACGCGCGAGATCTGGACCCTACAGAACGGAGGTGGTGGTTGGGACCACCCGATCCACATCCATTTTGAAGAAGGCCAGATTCTGGCGCGGAACGGCAGTGCTTCAAACGTGCCCGCATGGGAGAAGGGCCGAAAGGACGTTTATCGACTGCGCCCGGGCGGCAGTGTCACTTTAACCATGCAGTTCCGCGATTTCGGCGGCATGTTCATGGAGCATTGCCACAACACTGTTCACGAAGACAATGCCATGCTCTTGCGCTGGGAAATTGATAATGCCGGCGGCGCGTTCCTGAAAGCGCTGCCAACGCCAATTCCCAAGCCGCAAGGAGTG from Terriglobia bacterium encodes:
- a CDS encoding DUF4097 domain-containing protein, producing MTPQNQRTIGWLIAIVGIVALATPSLLSQSSTSADPSTHFQKTFSIASGGTLAVDNYKGTIHVTGSDTNQVAVDVNKHFEGNDADRKWWMENVQVNFKNDNNRVSVEVKYPQWTCTFCWQGHDYTAAVELEIHVPRQINVQLESYKPDIKVSGIQGDIRVKSYKSPIEIADTTGAVRIDTYKETVKLRNVNLRGPLEIKSYKADATVDARSLGESVTLENEKGSIVLRVPANAGMDVDYDGGRRSSFRSDFPMTSQSGSFNSSFHGKVNQGGTRLRLRTVKGSVSLEKVSGAS
- a CDS encoding dienelactone hydrolase family protein, yielding MKRSLAVSIALLLCLSTGFAQDWAKQKLEKSSRHGEWVQIKHDNRTVQAFVVYPETKAKAPVVIVIHEIFGLSDWARSVADDLAANGYIGIAPDLLSGMGPKGGGSSEFSSQEVGKAISSLNPDQITADLNAVADYAKKIPAANGKIAVAGFCWGGGQSFRFATNRKDLSAAFVFYGPGPDNVSAITAPVYGFYAGNDARIGATVPATTEAMKKAGKKYDPVTYEGAGHGFMRAGEDPANDAAAANNDPAAKQKHDMAVANKKAHDEGWARWLSLLKSM
- a CDS encoding MarR family transcriptional regulator; the encoded protein is MQNKNRIRGNDQVKTLSRTEYKALAEFRYQIRRYLRYMEEKARGRGYSPQQYQLLLAIEGLPEHQMPTIKTLAERMQLNHNTTVGLVDRCERRGFLRRERVGLDRRVVTLLLTTAGKRMMQEQASASRAELQEIGPILFSSLRQLISNHQTGRTALVRGGR
- a CDS encoding multicopper oxidase domain-containing protein, which codes for MSFIYLPEKASKARLREAENARKNRAEIVRAYSQGKVSRRDLIKWGLITTGGLLAPIHGLNPFVQSAYADGGSSIPTGAPPSPLFGVQAFTQPMPRFDVLPRNPLTSLNPAPQAESNQTQQAVPDSLGGGFGPIEGRPPGPIWAHQQFTQLPPQVAISATMEGAKVNTVYNPGVASTFNSGIDPTTPFNPRFHPNLPDQGPLSFWTYNGTFPPKLMQVRYGGDAVLFRLSNKLPPDFTQNGGFGRISISTHEHNGHHGAENDGFTGAYFFPNQFYDYHYPIVLAGRNSVNTDATDPRAGGPSDSGGINKIPGDWHETMSTHWFHDHMFSFTSQNVYKGMAGMFNIYSALDRGNEELNDGVNLRLPSGTAKSWGNQEYDINLMLADKAWDQDGQLFFDIFDFDGFLGDAMTVNLVYKPFFEVERRKYRFRILNGAVSRFFKVALSDGSPMIFIANDGNLMPSPVVLSQLDEQGIAERYDIVIDFSRYNIGDKVWMVNLCEHQNGKKPADDLTIAQALSGQSADPCVGKFLEFRIVRNPATPDVSQVPATMIPNPDLSNIPVTRERVFEFGSGGNQTTNDPVSTFFGPWGIKTDNQGATLNADYGRISAAPKFGTREIWTLQNGGGGWDHPIHIHFEEGQILARNGSASNVPAWEKGRKDVYRLRPGGSVTLTMQFRDFGGMFMEHCHNTVHEDNAMLLRWEIDNAGGAFLKALPTPIPKPQGVTFEDPDDILPTAF